A segment of the Leptolyngbya sp. NIES-3755 genome:
GATACAGTTCTTCTTGCTGACTTTGTAGCTCTTCAGTGAGTGCTTGTGACTCTTCGAGTAATTGTTGTGTTTTCGCATCAGACGCGATCGCTCTTAGCACGACTCCCAGAGTTTGCGCCAGTCGATCTAATAATGTTAGCTGAATTTCATTAAACGCCTGTATCGATGCAAGTTCAATCACCGCAACGACTTCATTCTCAAACAATACAGGCAGCACAATCACATTCAACGGAGTCATTTCTCCCAAGCCCGATCGAATCCGAATATAGTCACCGGGAACATCGGTTAACAGAATTCGCTGCTTCTCTAACGCACATTGTCCAACTAATCCTTCGCCTAAATGAAACTGATTTGATAGTTGTTTTCGCTCTTGGAACGCATAGCTACTTAAGAGCTTCAAGACAGGCGGCGATTGTTCTGCATCCAATACATAGAATGCACCATGCTGTGCGCCCACTAATGGAGCAAGATGCGACAACATCAATCGCGAAACCGTCTCTAAGCTGCGCTCTCCCTGAATCAAATGACTGAACTCTGCTAAATTCGCCTGGAGCCACGTTTGTCGATCGCTCTTTGCTAAACTCTCCCGCAGATTCTCAACCATCTGATTGAAGGTGCGCGTTAAAATCCCGACTTCATCTTGTCGATCGAGCAATGGCAATTTTGTAGATAAGTCTCCTCCTGCAATGCGTTCAGCCGTTTGTGAAACTGTTGTAAGCGGTTTAGAAATATGTCGATTCAACAGAAATCCCAACACAGCTAAAAGGGCAAATGCTAACGGCATCCCGATCGCAATACTATCCAGCGTATTCTGGGCTGCATCTCTGGCACCATTCGATCGCTGATCCAGTAAAGTTTGCTCACGTCCTCTCATCTCAGAGATGATACTTTCGATCTGTTTCATCACTGGAATCGCATTGGGAATTGAATCAGTGCGAATTGATGCCTGGAATCCCTGAGCGTCTCTTGCTTTCAGCCGTTGTTCCATGATCGACATGCGTTGCTCAATCAGCGGCTTCAAGCGCTCAAGGCTTCGCTGTTGAGTTGGATTATCTGAGGTGAGTTGCTGAAGTGTGACCAGCCTTTGATCCAGGGTTGATCGTGCCGTATTGTAAGGTCCTAAAGATTGAAGATCAGGTCTGAGGAGATACCCTCGCACAGCGCTTTCTGCATCTTTAATCACGGAATACACTTGATCGAGTTCAGTCAAAACGCGGTAGGTATGCGCCACTGATGTCGAAGTATCAATCAGTTGCCGAGTTCCACGATATGAAATGATTCCGATCGCTGCAAAAAGCGCTAATCCAATTCCAAACGTCGCACCGATCTTTGTGCCAATTCGTAAGCGTTTCAACATGTTCCAGAAATATCGAGCGTTGCGTCGGATTGCTGATTGTCTAACGCCACGTTCAATTGATACATCTAGCGCTAGATAGAGGGATGAGCCAATCCCATCCCCCAAGTTGCTATTCTGGCTTAAATTCCATTGCGATTCCATTCATGCAGTATCTCAATCCAGTCGGACGAGGACCATCTTCAAACACGTGTCCTAAATGTCCACCGCATTTTGCACAGTGAACTTCCACTCGTGTCATGAACAAGGAGCGATCGACGTCCGTTTCGACTGCATCTTCCAACGGGGCATAGAAGCTGGGCCAACCCGTACCGCTATTAAACTTAGTTTCAGAAGTAAATAGCGGTGTTCCACAGCCTGCACAAGCAAATGTTCCTTTGCCATACTCTTTGTCGAGTGGACTGGTTCCAGCGCGTTCTGTACCATGCTTGCGTAACACTCGGAATTGATCTGGAGTCAGAGCGGTTTTCCACTCGTCTTCGGTTTTATTAATCTCAAACTGATTGTTTTCAGTACTCATCGGGCAATCTTTTTTCTGTTGTTTGTATCTTGATTTTAACAAATTGGTTCTGAATTTCCCTCGCAAGCCAGAAGTAAAGCAATGTTCGATCGCGCTTGATATGAAGGAATTTTATTTC
Coding sequences within it:
- a CDS encoding methionine-R-sulfoxide reductase (similar to AA sequence:cyanobase_aa:LBDG_48610) gives rise to the protein MSTENNQFEINKTEDEWKTALTPDQFRVLRKHGTERAGTSPLDKEYGKGTFACAGCGTPLFTSETKFNSGTGWPSFYAPLEDAVETDVDRSLFMTRVEVHCAKCGGHLGHVFEDGPRPTGLRYCMNGIAMEFKPE